In Synechocystis sp. PCC 6714, the following are encoded in one genomic region:
- a CDS encoding IS630 transposase-related protein encodes MAYDLDLRLRVISFLEEGNGVTKASKIFKVGRETIYRWLSRENLAPTKVKNRRRKIDIKELEKDVMENPDMPMKERAKKFGVTASALSYRFKEMGITRKKNSYYIKKEMKKKEQNIKKS; translated from the coding sequence ATGGCATACGATCTAGATTTACGACTAAGAGTAATAAGTTTTCTAGAAGAAGGGAATGGTGTAACGAAGGCATCAAAAATATTTAAGGTAGGTAGAGAGACAATTTATAGATGGTTAAGCCGGGAAAATCTGGCACCAACGAAGGTAAAGAACCGGCGTCGGAAGATAGATATAAAAGAGCTGGAGAAAGATGTGATGGAAAATCCAGATATGCCGATGAAAGAGAGAGCAAAGAAATTCGGTGTAACTGCTAGCGCACTGTCATATAGATTTAAAGAAATGGGAATTACGAGAAAAAAAAACAGTTACTATATAAAGAAAGAGATGAAGAAAAAAGAGCAGAATATCAAAAAATCCTGA
- a CDS encoding transposase gives MYGWSKRGERVYGERQGKRGKKENLVAGRRKNKKDLIAPMLFSGSLNAEGFEGWLELYLIPALTIPSVLIMDNAPIHRKSRIRKIVEEAGHTVLFLPTYSPDLNDIEHDFSALKRARTYASPGVSIDEIIRNYCVA, from the coding sequence GTGTACGGATGGTCAAAAAGAGGAGAGAGAGTATATGGGGAAAGGCAAGGAAAAAGAGGAAAGAAAGAAAACCTTGTGGCAGGTAGAAGAAAAAACAAAAAAGACCTGATAGCACCGATGCTATTTAGTGGAAGTTTAAACGCCGAAGGTTTTGAAGGATGGCTTGAATTATACCTGATACCTGCATTAACAATTCCATCGGTATTAATTATGGATAATGCGCCTATTCATAGAAAGAGTAGGATTAGAAAAATAGTAGAAGAGGCAGGACATACAGTTTTGTTTTTACCTACCTACTCGCCAGATCTTAATGACATAGAGCATGATTTTAGTGCATTGAAAAGAGCAAGAACATACGCCTCTCCAGGTGTAAGCATAGATGAAATTATTCGTAACTACTGTGTAGCATAG
- the cofH gene encoding 7,8-didemethyl-8-hydroxy-5-deazariboflavin synthase subunit CofH: MVSSAVHLNLIEDLAAQALALQDLTPQQGLTLLQCDDPEGWEVIRQYGDRLRRQLVGQTVTYVVNRNINFTNICEQHCNFCAFRRDDGQTGAYWLNESEIVSKTKAAIAQGATEICLQGGLNPQAKINGSSVAYYVNLVETIKGQCSQLHLHGFSPQEIQFMARQDGLTYGEVLTRLKSAGLDSLPGTAAEVLVDPVRRIICPEKIDSQTWLDIVGLAHSHGLPTTSTLMAGHVETPEDIIIHLDRLRQRQQASLDQGYPARITEFILLPFVGENAPPSLRKRVGRDQPDLNQALQITAIARLYLGQWIVNHQPSWVKLGLEGATTALNWGCNDLGGTLMEEHITTMAGAKGGTCLTVDQLQDAIIAAGRPHQQRTTLYQPVPKNTVQEKIIV; the protein is encoded by the coding sequence ATGGTTTCATCCGCCGTTCACCTTAACTTGATTGAAGATCTGGCCGCCCAAGCCTTGGCCTTGCAAGATTTGACCCCCCAGCAGGGTTTAACTCTTTTGCAATGTGACGATCCCGAAGGTTGGGAGGTAATCCGGCAATACGGCGATCGCCTACGACGTCAATTGGTGGGGCAAACGGTCACCTATGTAGTCAATCGCAACATTAACTTCACCAATATCTGCGAGCAACATTGCAATTTTTGCGCCTTCCGTCGGGATGACGGACAAACGGGAGCCTACTGGCTCAACGAATCTGAAATTGTCAGTAAAACCAAAGCGGCGATCGCCCAGGGAGCAACGGAAATTTGTCTCCAGGGAGGACTAAATCCCCAGGCCAAAATTAACGGTTCTAGTGTGGCCTACTATGTCAATTTGGTGGAAACCATTAAAGGACAATGTTCCCAACTCCATCTGCACGGCTTTTCCCCCCAGGAAATCCAATTTATGGCCCGCCAAGATGGGTTGACCTATGGCGAAGTTCTGACCAGGCTGAAATCTGCGGGGTTAGATTCTTTACCCGGTACAGCAGCAGAAGTATTAGTAGATCCGGTGCGGCGCATCATTTGTCCCGAAAAAATTGACAGTCAAACTTGGTTGGACATTGTTGGTTTAGCCCACAGTCACGGTTTGCCCACCACCAGCACCCTCATGGCCGGCCACGTTGAAACCCCAGAGGACATCATCATCCACCTCGATCGCCTACGGCAACGGCAGCAGGCAAGTCTGGACCAAGGTTATCCCGCCCGTATCACCGAATTTATTCTTCTGCCCTTTGTCGGGGAAAATGCGCCCCCTAGCCTAAGAAAACGAGTAGGCCGGGACCAACCAGATTTAAACCAAGCTCTACAAATTACGGCGATCGCCAGGCTATATCTCGGCCAATGGATTGTTAATCATCAACCAAGCTGGGTCAAACTAGGATTAGAGGGGGCCACCACTGCGTTGAACTGGGGCTGTAACGATCTGGGTGGAACCCTGATGGAAGAACATATCACCACCATGGCCGGTGCCAAGGGAGGAACCTGCTTGACAGTGGATCAACTTCAAGATGCTATCATTGCCGCCGGTCGTCCCCATCAACAGCGCACCACCCTTTATCAGCCTGTTCCAAAAAATACAGTACAGGAAAAGATTATTGTCTGA
- a CDS encoding glyoxalase/bleomycin resistance/dioxygenase family protein: MVFCKKAFLTIGTVHFAEVVAFYQCLLEQQPHPYAPVHYAEFHLPGMALAIFSPHSDHVQEFSCSDPSGFSLCLEVADLTTAIANIAEFHPSILKNSIIDASHGREIYLYDPAGNRLILHESC, encoded by the coding sequence ATGGTTTTCTGCAAAAAAGCTTTTCTAACCATCGGCACCGTTCACTTTGCTGAAGTGGTGGCCTTTTACCAATGCCTTTTGGAGCAACAACCCCATCCCTACGCCCCTGTACATTATGCTGAGTTTCACTTGCCGGGGATGGCTTTGGCTATTTTTTCTCCCCACTCAGACCACGTCCAAGAATTTTCCTGCTCTGACCCCAGTGGCTTTAGCCTTTGTTTAGAAGTAGCTGATTTAACCACGGCGATCGCCAACATTGCTGAGTTCCATCCCAGTATTCTTAAAAACAGCATTATCGATGCCAGCCATGGCAGGGAAATTTATCTTTATGACCCAGCAGGAAACCGCCTTATTCTCCACGAAAGTTGCTAG
- a CDS encoding DUF3611 family protein, which translates to MSPTMNRRDTELANPIPQAALRASVDLTTWGNIGFWVQIVLGAFSVVTFLFAGFSLSGPNRTTGIEAGILSAFISIVLLGFGIFFSTRYRRLGRNLKDSEATKHPRRADIIKLIRIGLIINLVGMGTAIIGGAAMSGIVLGKALSVPPGTFASAADPNRFVQSTDLLAIQANINTIIAHFTGLLSSLWLLDRLNK; encoded by the coding sequence ATGTCCCCCACCATGAACCGACGCGACACCGAATTGGCCAACCCCATTCCCCAGGCTGCCTTGCGGGCCTCCGTGGATTTAACCACCTGGGGCAACATCGGCTTTTGGGTACAAATTGTCCTTGGCGCTTTTTCCGTAGTTACGTTTCTGTTTGCTGGTTTTAGTTTGAGTGGGCCCAATCGCACCACAGGTATTGAAGCGGGCATTCTTTCCGCCTTTATTTCCATTGTGCTATTAGGTTTTGGCATTTTCTTTTCCACCCGCTACCGTCGTTTGGGGCGTAACCTTAAGGACTCGGAGGCCACTAAACATCCCCGGCGGGCAGATATTATCAAACTGATTCGCATTGGCTTGATCATTAACCTAGTGGGCATGGGCACCGCTATCATCGGTGGGGCCGCCATGAGTGGCATTGTGTTGGGCAAAGCCCTGAGTGTGCCTCCGGGAACCTTTGCGTCCGCCGCTGACCCCAATCGTTTCGTTCAATCGACGGATTTGCTGGCCATTCAGGCCAACATCAACACCATCATCGCCCATTTCACTGGTTTATTGTCGTCCCTCTGGCTGTTGGATCGTCTGAACAAGTAA
- a CDS encoding AbfB domain-containing protein, which produces MKLLHFLSIFGLTVTLAIPSIAILGGSRQIQAQTPYVRYESVNSPQRFIRHRNYLGYVEPINTSLDELDSSFRITTGLANPNCISLESRNFPNYFLRHRNYRIILSANENSDLFRQDATFCPRNGLNSQGGVSFESNNYPGHYIRHRNFELWLDKFSGFTESTIFRDDATFTQRDVP; this is translated from the coding sequence ATGAAACTTTTACACTTTCTTTCCATATTTGGACTGACAGTAACCTTAGCGATTCCTTCCATAGCTATTTTGGGTGGATCTCGGCAAATCCAAGCCCAAACTCCCTATGTTCGTTATGAATCAGTCAATTCCCCCCAACGATTTATCCGTCATAGGAACTATCTTGGCTATGTTGAACCTATCAATACAAGCTTGGATGAATTGGATTCTAGTTTTCGCATCACAACAGGATTAGCAAATCCCAATTGCATCTCTTTAGAATCTAGAAACTTTCCAAATTACTTTCTAAGACACAGAAACTATCGCATAATTTTATCTGCCAATGAAAACAGTGATCTTTTTAGGCAAGATGCAACTTTCTGTCCGAGGAACGGGTTAAATTCCCAAGGGGGAGTATCATTTGAATCAAACAATTATCCGGGGCATTATATTCGACATCGAAATTTTGAACTCTGGCTCGATAAATTTAGCGGATTTACAGAAAGCACAATTTTCAGAGATGACGCTACTTTTACTCAAAGGGACGTGCCTTAA
- a CDS encoding N-acetyltransferase — protein MDFLKRTYQSIFPEMEEFRHLAQTVESYFSWRSPLWWVVPETPQGNSSPGSHDSLFSTTEDPLGLMDQINLACPTEPGANQGEQTKKIVHCQPIAGLWLGNAIDQVTGDRHGHIFMLYVEPAHRRRGIATALMQQAQQWGQKRGDRQLALQVFTHNQGAMKLYEKFGFTPHALVMQKNLI, from the coding sequence GTGGATTTTTTGAAACGCACTTACCAGTCTATTTTTCCGGAGATGGAAGAGTTCCGCCATCTGGCCCAAACGGTGGAAAGTTATTTTTCTTGGCGATCGCCATTGTGGTGGGTTGTACCGGAAACGCCCCAAGGAAATTCCAGCCCTGGAAGCCATGATAGTCTTTTTTCTACCACTGAAGATCCATTGGGACTGATGGACCAAATTAATCTGGCTTGCCCAACAGAACCTGGGGCAAATCAAGGGGAACAGACAAAAAAAATTGTTCATTGCCAGCCCATTGCGGGGCTCTGGTTAGGGAATGCCATTGACCAAGTAACAGGCGATCGCCACGGCCATATTTTTATGCTCTATGTGGAGCCGGCCCACCGCCGTCGGGGTATTGCCACCGCTCTGATGCAACAGGCCCAACAATGGGGCCAAAAAAGAGGCGATCGGCAATTAGCTTTGCAGGTTTTTACCCATAACCAAGGGGCAATGAAATTATATGAAAAATTTGGTTTTACTCCCCATGCTTTGGTAATGCAAAAAAACTTGATATAA
- a CDS encoding ABC transporter substrate-binding protein: MNYFSKKLLGCGFILILTAICLVSLYPKHGLQPLTVGMNDWPGYNIIIYAEAKGLFTEKGLDVEIVHFEEQNDNFRATMRGYQDASFISLPQVMQIDFPQTSPEFVLVSDVSAGSDGIVARPDLNFIAEMTGKKISARFGSLSHVILLEALWANGIKSNEVEIVDLANEEGLEQLKEGTIDAAVLWEPALHQIAKEIGGNVIYTTAELDSIIVDGLVVPSEIAETKREELIRFIQVWFQVMEAVETNPQEVFTVVAEKLDIPVEVFARGFEGMIHGDRILNEEMLVQGRLKSVVGRIRQLLLESCRHGLILRENVLVNSQLFSRAVQRS; the protein is encoded by the coding sequence ATGAATTATTTTTCTAAAAAATTATTGGGATGTGGATTCATTCTCATCCTAACGGCGATCTGCCTGGTCAGCTTGTACCCAAAACATGGGCTGCAACCCCTCACAGTAGGAATGAACGACTGGCCTGGCTACAACATTATTATCTATGCTGAAGCCAAGGGTTTATTTACCGAAAAAGGCTTGGACGTGGAAATAGTTCATTTTGAAGAACAAAACGATAATTTTCGCGCCACCATGCGGGGCTACCAAGATGCGAGTTTCATCTCCCTTCCCCAGGTGATGCAAATTGACTTTCCCCAAACATCCCCGGAATTTGTTTTAGTTTCTGATGTTTCCGCCGGTTCCGACGGTATCGTGGCCAGGCCAGACTTGAATTTCATCGCTGAAATGACTGGCAAAAAGATTAGTGCCCGATTCGGTAGTCTTTCCCACGTCATCCTACTGGAAGCCCTGTGGGCCAACGGTATAAAGTCGAACGAGGTGGAGATAGTTGATCTAGCCAATGAGGAGGGCCTTGAACAGCTTAAGGAAGGAACCATCGATGCCGCAGTACTCTGGGAACCCGCGTTACACCAGATAGCGAAAGAGATCGGCGGTAATGTTATCTACACCACGGCGGAATTGGACAGCATTATTGTGGATGGTTTAGTGGTTCCATCGGAAATTGCGGAGACCAAGCGAGAGGAATTAATCCGCTTTATTCAGGTCTGGTTCCAAGTCATGGAGGCAGTGGAAACTAATCCCCAAGAAGTTTTTACCGTCGTGGCGGAAAAATTGGATATACCGGTGGAAGTTTTTGCCCGGGGTTTCGAGGGCATGATCCATGGCGATAGAATTTTGAACGAAGAAATGCTGGTTCAAGGACGTTTAAAATCCGTTGTGGGAAGAATTCGCCAACTATTATTAGAAAGTTGCCGTCACGGATTAATTCTCCGCGAAAATGTGCTTGTCAATTCACAACTTTTTTCCCGTGCTGTGCAAAGGTCATAA
- a CDS encoding ATP-binding protein yields MIWAKFSVNQTLRYQLLLGCGIVLLLTSLITAFFTQKNLQRESEINSIRRAQRLTEGIEFAAEGLIETNDVYRLNRLVQNYAAWPRVEDVSIIDPNGIIIAHSSDFGSVRGQKYREISPYFFPLFEQVSTSGIPQSISTTIDGYSVVAYALPFSTYSFPQETETPLSLHNRRRGVAIAVLEQRELNQEVNRALLIVIIPLVIGAVVILLLVSLLIQHFVLSPLGKLRLALVNYDNFKQLNLPPLSNNEIGFLGHTLVQTFDQLEFYQKEALEIAERKYVEIAQRYELASQATRVWVWEYQPQFNYLEVDPKLVIWLGFDPAPDQAGRDFFIYPGDRPLFWQTIEQSLINPEMELSGELRLQAANDEIYYCLFRGQIHQEEGVELVRTIGTIADITNIKKAEEKLKLSNIILAKATQLKDEFLANMSHELRTPLNSILGMVEALQNQIHGPLNDKQAYCLEVVKRSGTHLLSLINDILDLSKIEAGKMDLDIESTNLSSLANQSLSFVQQFALQKQIDLVCKISPDLPNAMVDKRRICQVLINLLSNAIKFTPEGGKVTIEISPGAEKNEQNFSSSPSHFRMVIADTGIGIPPEKLDTIFEPFVQIDGTLNRHYDGTGLGLSLVKKIVELHGGTVSVLSEIDRGSQFLVVIPCIFEDGGEQSSQSEFLNAPSLKTLVRARVTLCSANSAYATTLSSYFRARGYQLEWLNCLCPTEVELMQLRQLTNHYCHLLVMDLPRAGAVAVDSFDDIRRFLGTESVKIIVLIDPMDHADGRSVQMEIAADRFLIKPVHFHRLMEIIREETLPVLN; encoded by the coding sequence ATGATTTGGGCCAAATTTTCCGTTAATCAAACCCTGCGCTACCAATTGTTATTGGGTTGTGGGATAGTGCTTTTATTAACCAGCTTAATTACTGCGTTTTTTACTCAAAAAAATCTGCAGAGGGAATCGGAAATAAATAGTATACGCCGGGCCCAAAGATTGACGGAGGGAATCGAATTTGCAGCGGAAGGTTTAATCGAAACTAATGATGTTTATCGACTCAATCGCTTAGTGCAAAACTATGCCGCTTGGCCCCGGGTGGAAGATGTGTCAATTATTGATCCCAATGGCATTATTATTGCCCATAGTAGCGATTTTGGTTCGGTGCGAGGACAAAAATATAGAGAGATTAGTCCCTACTTTTTCCCCCTATTTGAACAGGTTTCCACCAGTGGCATTCCCCAATCTATTAGCACAACCATTGACGGCTATAGCGTAGTTGCCTATGCTTTGCCATTCAGTACCTATTCCTTCCCCCAGGAAACGGAGACCCCCTTAAGTCTCCATAACCGCCGTCGGGGGGTGGCGATCGCCGTTTTAGAACAACGGGAATTGAATCAGGAGGTTAATCGGGCTCTTTTAATCGTGATAATTCCCCTAGTTATAGGTGCTGTGGTAATTCTCCTTTTGGTGAGCTTACTAATACAACACTTTGTTCTATCTCCCCTAGGTAAATTGCGCCTGGCCTTGGTTAATTATGACAATTTTAAGCAGCTTAATTTACCCCCCCTAAGCAATAATGAAATTGGTTTCTTAGGTCATACCTTGGTGCAAACCTTCGATCAATTGGAATTTTATCAGAAGGAAGCCCTGGAAATTGCAGAGCGTAAATATGTGGAAATTGCCCAGCGCTATGAGTTAGCGTCCCAAGCCACCAGAGTTTGGGTATGGGAATATCAACCCCAATTTAACTACCTAGAAGTAGACCCCAAATTAGTTATCTGGTTAGGCTTTGATCCTGCCCCTGACCAGGCAGGAAGGGATTTTTTTATCTATCCTGGCGATCGCCCTTTATTTTGGCAAACCATTGAGCAAAGTTTAATCAATCCAGAGATGGAACTATCGGGAGAACTACGTCTGCAAGCGGCCAATGACGAAATTTATTACTGCCTATTCCGTGGGCAAATTCATCAAGAAGAAGGGGTAGAATTAGTAAGAACTATTGGAACCATTGCTGATATTACAAATATCAAAAAAGCGGAAGAAAAATTAAAGCTTTCCAACATAATTTTGGCTAAAGCTACCCAGCTCAAGGATGAATTTTTGGCCAATATGAGCCACGAATTACGCACTCCCTTGAATTCTATTTTAGGTATGGTGGAAGCCCTGCAAAATCAAATCCATGGCCCATTAAATGACAAGCAAGCCTATTGTTTAGAAGTAGTCAAAAGAAGCGGTACTCATCTACTGTCATTGATCAACGATATTCTCGATCTTTCTAAGATTGAAGCAGGAAAGATGGACCTAGATATAGAATCTACCAATCTAAGTTCCTTGGCTAATCAAAGCCTGAGTTTCGTACAACAGTTTGCTTTACAAAAACAAATTGATTTAGTTTGTAAAATTTCCCCAGATCTGCCCAATGCGATGGTAGATAAACGACGCATTTGTCAAGTTTTAATTAACTTACTTAGTAATGCAATTAAATTCACTCCAGAAGGAGGAAAAGTAACCATAGAAATTAGCCCAGGAGCGGAAAAAAACGAGCAAAATTTCTCTTCTTCCCCTAGCCATTTCCGCATGGTAATTGCAGACACTGGCATTGGCATTCCTCCGGAAAAGTTAGACACTATTTTCGAGCCATTCGTGCAAATCGACGGTACCCTCAATCGTCATTATGATGGCACTGGATTAGGTTTATCTTTGGTAAAAAAAATTGTTGAGCTCCATGGAGGAACGGTGAGCGTCCTCAGTGAGATAGACCGGGGCAGCCAGTTTCTTGTGGTTATTCCGTGCATTTTCGAGGATGGCGGTGAGCAATCCTCCCAAAGCGAGTTCCTAAATGCTCCTAGCCTTAAAACCCTAGTTCGAGCTAGGGTAACTTTATGCAGTGCAAATTCTGCCTATGCCACCACCCTCAGTAGTTATTTTCGGGCGAGGGGCTACCAATTGGAATGGCTCAATTGTCTCTGTCCTACGGAGGTCGAATTAATGCAATTAAGACAATTAACAAATCACTATTGCCATTTATTAGTGATGGATTTGCCCCGGGCTGGGGCAGTGGCGGTGGATAGTTTTGATGACATACGTCGTTTCTTGGGAACAGAGTCTGTGAAAATTATTGTCCTGATCGATCCCATGGATCATGCTGATGGCCGGAGTGTCCAGATGGAAATTGCCGCCGATCGGTTTTTAATTAAGCCAGTGCATTTCCATCGCTTAATGGAAATCATCCGGGAAGAGACTCTGCCCGTTCTCAACTAA
- a CDS encoding pentapeptide repeat-containing protein, translating into MNNKKLSLTLPLPLLGILALTACNQPRKEIDPLSQLREKGECLDCNLAGADLREFDLENVRLNRSDLSGANLSGVNLRRALLDRANLAGANLSETDLTEAALTEANLAGADLSGANLERSFLRDVDLTGANLKGANLTRANLTAANLTDADLEEAEFDETTMPDGSRR; encoded by the coding sequence ATGAATAACAAAAAACTCAGCCTAACCCTACCATTACCATTGCTGGGAATCTTGGCTCTGACGGCTTGTAATCAGCCCAGAAAAGAAATTGATCCGTTATCACAATTGCGGGAGAAAGGGGAATGTCTTGATTGCAATCTGGCGGGGGCGGATTTGCGGGAGTTTGATTTGGAAAACGTTCGCTTGAATCGTTCCGATTTGTCAGGGGCAAATTTATCCGGGGTGAATTTACGGCGGGCGTTGTTGGACCGGGCCAACCTGGCGGGGGCAAATTTGAGTGAAACGGATTTAACCGAAGCAGCGTTAACTGAAGCTAATCTGGCCGGGGCAGATTTGAGCGGCGCTAATTTGGAACGGAGTTTTCTGCGGGATGTGGATTTAACCGGAGCGAACCTGAAGGGAGCCAACCTGACCCGGGCCAATTTAACGGCGGCGAACTTGACCGATGCCGATTTGGAAGAGGCAGAATTCGACGAAACAACCATGCCCGATGGCTCCCGTCGTTAG
- a CDS encoding Fe(3+) ABC transporter substrate-binding protein translates to MTTKISRRTFFVGGTALTALVVANLPRRASAQSRTINLYSSRHYNTDDALYDAFGEVNLIEASAEELIERIQSEGANSPGDILFTVDAGMLWRAEQAGLFQPVRSAKLNERIPENLRHPDGLWYGFTQRARVLYYSRDRVNPADLSTYEALADPQWRGKILVRPSSNVYNLSLTASRIAIHGEPETRRWLQGLVGNFARQPEGNDTAQIRAIAAGIGDVAIANSYYYIRLQKSTDPADQEVVEKVSLFFPNTGPGERGTHVNVSGAGVLKNAPNRDAAIAFLEYLASDDAQRYFAEGNNEYPVIPGVPIDPVLASHGQLKGDPLNVANLGRYQPDSARLMNEVGWQ, encoded by the coding sequence ATGACAACTAAGATTTCCCGGCGGACCTTTTTTGTGGGAGGCACGGCCCTCACCGCCCTAGTGGTAGCGAATTTGCCCCGGCGGGCTTCTGCCCAGTCCCGCACCATTAACCTCTATTCTTCACGGCATTACAACACCGATGATGCACTCTATGATGCCTTTGGAGAGGTTAACCTAATCGAGGCCAGTGCCGAAGAACTGATTGAGCGCATCCAAAGTGAAGGGGCTAATAGTCCGGGGGATATTTTATTCACTGTAGATGCCGGTATGTTATGGCGGGCGGAACAGGCGGGACTTTTCCAACCGGTGCGTAGCGCCAAGCTGAATGAGCGCATTCCCGAAAATCTGCGCCATCCCGATGGGCTATGGTATGGCTTCACCCAGAGAGCCCGGGTGTTGTATTACAGTCGCGACCGGGTCAATCCAGCGGATCTCTCCACCTACGAGGCCTTGGCGGATCCCCAATGGCGGGGAAAAATCCTGGTACGTCCCTCTAGTAATGTGTATAACCTTTCCCTAACCGCTTCCCGCATTGCCATCCATGGGGAGCCAGAAACCCGCCGCTGGTTACAAGGCTTGGTGGGTAACTTTGCTCGGCAACCGGAGGGTAATGACACAGCACAAATTCGCGCTATTGCCGCTGGGATTGGAGATGTGGCGATCGCCAACAGCTACTACTATATCCGCCTGCAAAAATCCACCGATCCCGCCGATCAAGAAGTGGTGGAAAAAGTCAGCCTTTTCTTCCCTAACACTGGCCCGGGAGAGCGGGGAACCCATGTCAATGTCAGTGGGGCTGGGGTGCTGAAAAATGCTCCTAATCGGGACGCGGCGATCGCCTTCCTGGAATATCTGGCCAGCGATGATGCCCAACGTTATTTTGCCGAGGGCAACAATGAGTATCCAGTGATTCCGGGAGTACCCATTGATCCTGTGCTCGCCAGCCATGGCCAACTAAAAGGAGACCCCCTCAATGTTGCTAACCTGGGACGTTACCAACCCGATTCAGCTCGTTTGATGAATGAAGTTGGCTGGCAGTAA
- a CDS encoding biopolymer transporter ExbD produces MKSRVRGGRTPGINLVPMIDVLMSVLTFFVILTMSLTGRVIADLEPPESAGGLAKEGESSPQTKIMAPGLDVGLNRQGDVLIGGNIVERDKLLATIATFLAAHPQGEVRLTVDGQLNYRQVDDLLVQMVEIGGDRVLLVVRKSDPGL; encoded by the coding sequence ATGAAAAGTCGAGTCAGGGGGGGGAGGACTCCAGGGATTAATTTAGTACCGATGATTGATGTTTTGATGTCGGTATTAACTTTTTTTGTAATTTTAACCATGTCTTTGACTGGTAGAGTTATTGCTGATCTGGAACCACCGGAGAGCGCAGGCGGTTTGGCCAAAGAAGGGGAATCATCTCCCCAAACAAAGATTATGGCCCCTGGTTTAGATGTGGGCTTAAATCGTCAGGGTGACGTTTTGATAGGAGGTAATATTGTCGAAAGAGATAAATTGTTAGCGACGATCGCCACCTTTTTGGCGGCCCATCCCCAGGGTGAGGTGAGGTTAACAGTGGACGGACAGTTGAATTATCGTCAAGTGGATGATTTGTTAGTTCAAATGGTGGAAATTGGCGGCGATCGGGTCCTCTTGGTAGTCCGTAAATCAGACCCAGGGCTATGA
- a CDS encoding biopolymer transporter ExbD, whose product MKFRHRQDWDKLPELEITPMLNVMLVVLAFFVAVAANLAEEGASLLVRLPQGSETAEVQPAEVPLDKSEEVEFLQVVLHQGGKLSVNDRPVEKAQLLQQLPSYLQHSPQRYVYLRVSGDVPYQSAIEILSSLREVGGDRVSLLIGAGATP is encoded by the coding sequence ATGAAATTTAGACACCGACAAGACTGGGACAAATTACCAGAACTAGAAATCACCCCGATGCTCAATGTGATGTTGGTGGTGCTGGCCTTTTTTGTAGCCGTTGCCGCTAACCTAGCGGAAGAGGGGGCGTCTTTGCTAGTTCGTTTACCCCAAGGCTCTGAAACTGCGGAGGTTCAACCTGCCGAGGTGCCATTGGATAAATCGGAAGAGGTGGAATTTCTTCAAGTGGTGTTACACCAAGGGGGAAAACTCTCGGTGAATGATCGCCCTGTGGAAAAAGCTCAACTTCTACAGCAGTTACCCAGCTATTTACAACATTCCCCCCAGCGTTACGTTTATCTGCGGGTGTCAGGGGACGTTCCCTATCAAAGTGCCATCGAAATTCTCTCTAGCCTGAGGGAAGTTGGTGGCGATCGGGTTTCCCTCTTAATTGGTGCTGGGGCCACGCCTTGA
- a CDS encoding RidA family protein: protein MQIINTAQAPAPVGPYNQAIAANGFLFTAGQIALDPQTMTVMGTGDVEAQAQQVMTNLEAVLKEAGCGWENVVKTTVFIKDMNDFAKVNAIYGQYFNEATAPARSCVEVARLPKDVLVEIDCVAVLPT, encoded by the coding sequence ATGCAAATTATTAACACTGCCCAAGCTCCCGCCCCCGTTGGCCCCTATAATCAGGCGATCGCCGCCAATGGTTTTCTTTTTACCGCCGGCCAAATTGCCCTGGATCCTCAAACCATGACAGTTATGGGAACGGGAGATGTAGAAGCCCAAGCCCAACAGGTAATGACCAATTTAGAAGCAGTGCTGAAGGAGGCAGGTTGTGGTTGGGAAAATGTGGTTAAAACTACGGTATTTATCAAAGATATGAACGATTTCGCCAAAGTTAACGCCATCTATGGCCAATATTTTAATGAGGCTACGGCCCCAGCCCGTAGTTGCGTGGAAGTAGCTCGCCTACCGAAAGATGTATTAGTGGAAATCGATTGTGTCGCTGTGTTACCAACCTAG